In Herbaspirillum seropedicae, a single window of DNA contains:
- a CDS encoding delta(1)-pyrroline-2-carboxylate reductase family protein has protein sequence MHILDPRQTAQALPYAALVDALARATQELADGRIRAPERQVVPIDAASVLLGMPAIADDLSVTKLITVHADNARHQLPAIQGEVIAFETQTGRRLALMDGPTVTARRTAAMSMLGIRTLLPRQPQSALLIGTGVQSAAHADALVEFFGVRQFWIVARDLARTQAFCRALSERHPQAVASPLPAQMLQQDLPHTDVVIALTTSRSAVIPEHIAADTLAIGVGAFKPDMVEFPASLLHARRIVVDDLAGAHHEAGDLIQAGVDWSGVVAIADVVAGRAPAAALASGAALPVFKTVGQAAWDLAAARVMRATLGL, from the coding sequence ATGCACATTCTCGATCCCCGTCAGACCGCCCAGGCCCTGCCGTATGCCGCGCTGGTCGATGCGCTGGCGCGCGCCACGCAGGAACTGGCCGATGGCCGCATCCGCGCCCCCGAGCGCCAGGTGGTTCCCATCGATGCCGCCAGCGTGCTGCTGGGCATGCCCGCCATTGCCGATGACCTGTCCGTGACCAAGCTCATCACGGTGCACGCCGATAACGCCCGTCACCAACTGCCCGCCATCCAGGGCGAGGTGATTGCCTTCGAGACGCAGACCGGTCGCCGCCTGGCCCTCATGGATGGCCCCACCGTCACCGCTCGCCGCACCGCCGCCATGAGCATGCTGGGCATTCGCACGCTGTTGCCGCGCCAGCCGCAATCGGCGCTGCTGATCGGCACCGGCGTACAGTCGGCCGCGCATGCCGATGCGCTGGTGGAGTTCTTCGGCGTGCGCCAGTTCTGGATCGTCGCGCGCGATCTTGCTCGCACCCAGGCCTTCTGCCGCGCCTTGAGCGAACGTCATCCGCAGGCAGTGGCCAGTCCGCTGCCGGCGCAGATGCTGCAACAGGATCTGCCGCATACCGATGTGGTGATTGCCCTGACCACCTCGCGCAGCGCCGTCATCCCCGAGCACATCGCGGCCGATACGCTGGCCATCGGCGTGGGCGCCTTCAAGCCGGATATGGTGGAATTTCCCGCCAGCCTGCTGCATGCGCGCCGCATCGTGGTCGATGACCTCGCCGGTGCGCACCATGAAGCAGGGGACCTGATCCAGGCTGGCGTGGACTGGTCCGGCGTGGTGGCCATCGCCGATGTGGTGGCTGGTCGTGCTCCCGCTGCAGCGCTGGCCAGCGGCGCTGCGCTGCCAGTCTTCAAGACCGTCGGCCAGGCCGCCTGGGACCTGGCCGCCGCCCGCGTGATGCGAGCGACGCTGGGCCTGTGA
- a CDS encoding branched-chain amino acid ABC transporter permease codes for MDIFIQQIINGLVLGSMYALIALGYTMVYGVLNLINFAHGDILMVGAMVGLSLLKVVQQVAPGLPGIVQLVIAIVGAIPVCIVVSLLIERIAYRPLRNAPRLAPLITAIGVSILLQTLAMMIWGRSPLPFPQVMPSDPVHIAGALISPTQIMLLALAVLAMVGLVLIVEKTKMGRAMRATAENPRIAGLMGVDANKVIVVTFAIGAGLAAIAGVMWAANYSTAQFAMGFVPGLKAFSAAVLGGIGNIYGAMLGGILLGLIESLGAGYIGDLTGNFLGSNYQDIFAFIVLIIVLTLRPSGIMGERVADRA; via the coding sequence ATGGACATTTTCATCCAGCAGATCATCAACGGATTGGTGCTAGGCAGCATGTACGCACTGATCGCCCTGGGCTACACCATGGTGTATGGGGTGCTGAACCTGATCAACTTCGCCCACGGCGACATCCTGATGGTGGGTGCGATGGTCGGCCTGTCGCTGCTCAAAGTGGTGCAGCAGGTGGCGCCCGGCCTGCCAGGCATCGTGCAGCTGGTCATCGCCATCGTCGGCGCCATTCCGGTGTGTATCGTGGTGAGCCTGCTCATCGAACGCATCGCCTATCGTCCCCTGCGCAACGCCCCGCGCCTGGCCCCGCTGATCACGGCCATCGGCGTGTCCATCCTGTTGCAGACCTTGGCCATGATGATCTGGGGCCGCAGCCCCTTGCCCTTCCCGCAGGTCATGCCGTCGGACCCGGTGCATATCGCAGGCGCCCTCATTTCGCCCACGCAGATCATGCTGCTGGCGCTGGCCGTGCTGGCCATGGTGGGCCTGGTGCTGATCGTGGAAAAGACCAAGATGGGCCGCGCCATGCGCGCCACCGCCGAGAATCCACGCATCGCCGGCTTGATGGGCGTGGACGCCAACAAGGTCATCGTGGTCACCTTTGCCATCGGCGCCGGCCTGGCCGCCATTGCCGGGGTCATGTGGGCGGCCAACTATTCCACCGCGCAATTCGCCATGGGCTTCGTGCCGGGCCTGAAGGCCTTCTCGGCCGCCGTGCTGGGCGGCATCGGCAACATCTACGGCGCCATGCTGGGCGGCATCCTGCTGGGCCTGATCGAAAGCCTGGGCGCGGGCTACATCGGCGACCTGACCGGCAACTTCCTGGGCAGCAACTACCAGGACATCTTTGCCTTCATCGTGCTCATCATCGTGCTGACCCTGCGTCCCTCGGGGATCATGGGCGAGCGCGTCGCTGACCGCGCCTGA
- a CDS encoding ABC transporter permease subunit — MALLTFDMKRNPQQARISLLLLLALMIVFPFVAQQFGNSWVRIMDVALLYIMLALGLNVVVGFAGLLDLGYIAFYAIGAYSAGLLASPQFAAVIESFVNTYPSVGNFLVWLCGPEIVQNGIHLSLWLIVPISAFLAALFGALLGAPTLKLRGDYLAIVTLGFGEIIRIFMNNLNAPVNITNGPQGINLIDPIKVFGVSLAGEPGSGSMVKVFGMSMPSVNAYYFLFLLLCIGVIFFSVRLQDSRLGRAWVAIREDEIAAKAMGINTRNVKLLAFAMGASFGGVAGAMFGAFQGFVSPESFSLTESIAVLAMVVLGGIGHIPGVVLGGVILAALPEVLRHVVEPVQMAIFGKVWIDAEVLRQLLYGLAMVVIMLTRPAGLWPSPRHEDRPEADHTQVGTTGEVKA, encoded by the coding sequence ATGGCTCTCCTAACTTTCGACATGAAGCGCAATCCCCAGCAAGCCCGCATCAGCCTCTTGCTGCTGCTGGCCCTGATGATCGTGTTTCCCTTCGTGGCCCAGCAGTTCGGCAATTCCTGGGTGCGCATCATGGACGTGGCGCTGCTCTACATCATGCTGGCTCTGGGCCTGAACGTGGTGGTGGGCTTTGCTGGCCTGCTGGACCTGGGCTACATCGCCTTCTACGCCATCGGTGCGTATAGCGCGGGCTTGCTGGCCTCGCCGCAGTTTGCGGCGGTCATCGAGTCCTTCGTCAACACCTATCCCAGCGTCGGCAACTTCCTGGTGTGGCTGTGCGGTCCCGAGATCGTGCAGAACGGCATCCACCTCTCGCTGTGGCTGATCGTGCCGATCTCGGCCTTTCTGGCTGCGCTCTTCGGTGCGCTGCTGGGAGCGCCGACCCTGAAGCTGCGCGGCGACTACCTCGCCATCGTGACGCTGGGCTTTGGCGAGATCATCCGCATCTTCATGAACAACCTCAACGCCCCGGTCAACATCACCAACGGGCCGCAGGGCATCAACCTGATCGATCCGATCAAGGTGTTCGGCGTCTCGCTGGCCGGTGAGCCCGGCTCGGGCTCGATGGTCAAGGTCTTCGGCATGAGCATGCCCTCGGTCAATGCCTATTACTTCCTGTTCCTGCTGTTGTGCATCGGCGTGATCTTCTTCTCGGTGCGGCTGCAGGATTCGCGCCTGGGCCGGGCCTGGGTCGCCATCCGCGAAGACGAGATCGCCGCCAAGGCGATGGGCATCAACACCCGCAACGTCAAGCTGCTGGCCTTCGCCATGGGCGCGTCCTTTGGCGGCGTGGCCGGGGCCATGTTCGGCGCCTTCCAGGGCTTCGTCTCGCCGGAATCGTTCTCGCTGACCGAATCCATCGCCGTGCTGGCCATGGTGGTGCTGGGCGGCATCGGCCACATTCCTGGCGTGGTGCTGGGCGGCGTGATCCTGGCGGCGCTGCCGGAAGTGCTGCGTCACGTGGTGGAGCCGGTGCAGATGGCCATCTTCGGGAAGGTCTGGATCGATGCCGAAGTGCTGCGCCAGCTGCTCTACGGCCTGGCCATGGTAGTGATCATGCTGACCCGCCCGGCCGGCCTGTGGCCCTCGCCGCGCCATGAAGACCGCCCCGAAGCGGACCATACCCAAGTCGGCACGACCGGCGAAGTCAAAGCCTAA
- a CDS encoding ABC transporter ATP-binding protein, translated as MSQTLLKIRDVSKRFGGLQALNGVGITIERGQIYGLIGPNGAGKTTFFNVITGLYQPDTGTFELDGKPYSPSAPHEVAKAGIARTFQNIRLFGEMTVLENVMVGCHVRTRQNVFGAVFRHKAAREEEAAIREKSQKLLDFVGIGQFAKRTARHLSYGDQRRLEIARALATDPQLLALDEPAAGMNATEKLGLRELLVKIQAEGKTILLIEHDVKLMMGLCNRITVLDYGKPIAEGVPADVQKNPAVIEAYLGAGH; from the coding sequence ATGAGCCAGACACTGCTCAAGATCCGCGACGTCAGCAAGCGCTTCGGCGGCCTGCAAGCCTTGAACGGCGTGGGCATCACTATCGAGCGCGGCCAGATCTATGGCCTGATCGGCCCCAATGGCGCGGGCAAGACCACCTTCTTCAACGTCATCACCGGTTTGTATCAACCCGACACCGGCACCTTCGAACTGGACGGCAAGCCCTATTCGCCCAGCGCCCCGCATGAAGTGGCCAAGGCCGGCATTGCCCGCACCTTCCAGAACATCCGCCTGTTCGGCGAGATGACCGTGCTGGAAAACGTGATGGTGGGCTGCCATGTGCGTACCAGACAGAACGTCTTCGGCGCCGTGTTCCGCCACAAGGCCGCCCGTGAAGAGGAAGCGGCCATCCGCGAGAAATCGCAGAAGCTGCTGGACTTCGTGGGCATCGGCCAGTTCGCCAAGCGCACCGCGCGGCACCTGTCGTATGGCGACCAGCGCCGCCTGGAGATCGCCCGCGCCTTGGCGACCGATCCGCAACTGCTGGCGCTGGACGAACCGGCCGCCGGCATGAACGCCACCGAGAAGCTGGGCCTGCGCGAGCTGCTGGTGAAGATCCAGGCCGAGGGCAAGACCATCCTGCTGATCGAACACGACGTCAAGCTGATGATGGGCCTGTGCAACCGCATCACGGTGCTGGACTACGGCAAGCCCATTGCCGAAGGCGTGCCGGCCGATGTGCAGAAGAACCCGGCGGTGATTGAGGCCTATTTGGGTGCGGGACATTAA
- a CDS encoding ABC transporter ATP-binding protein — MTTNILKVQQLSVAYGGIQAVKGIDLEVNEGELVTLIGANGAGKTTTLKAITGTLPASRVEGHIEYLGQPLKGKKSFELVKDKLAMVPEGRGVFTRMSIQENLLMGAYTSDDKGQIAADIDKWFAVFPRLKERAAQMAGTLSGGEQQMLAMARALMSHPKLLLLDEPSMGLSPIMVEKIFEVIRNVSAQGITILLVEQNAKLALEAAHRGYVMESGLITMQGQAQQMLDDPRVKAAYLGEG; from the coding sequence ATGACAACCAACATTCTTAAAGTCCAACAACTGAGCGTGGCCTATGGCGGCATCCAGGCCGTCAAGGGGATTGACCTGGAGGTCAATGAAGGCGAACTGGTCACGCTGATCGGCGCCAACGGCGCGGGCAAGACCACCACCCTCAAGGCCATCACCGGCACGCTGCCGGCCAGCCGTGTCGAGGGGCATATCGAGTATCTGGGCCAGCCGCTCAAGGGCAAGAAGTCCTTCGAGCTGGTCAAGGACAAGCTGGCGATGGTGCCGGAAGGGCGGGGCGTCTTCACGCGCATGAGCATCCAGGAAAACCTGTTGATGGGCGCCTACACCAGCGATGACAAGGGCCAGATCGCGGCCGATATCGACAAGTGGTTCGCGGTCTTCCCGCGCCTGAAGGAGCGCGCGGCGCAGATGGCGGGTACGCTCTCGGGCGGCGAACAGCAGATGCTGGCGATGGCGCGGGCGCTGATGAGCCATCCCAAGCTGCTGTTGCTGGATGAACCGTCGATGGGCTTGTCGCCGATCATGGTGGAGAAGATCTTCGAGGTGATCCGCAATGTGTCGGCGCAGGGCATCACCATCCTGCTGGTGGAGCAGAACGCCAAGCTGGCGCTGGAGGCGGCGCATCGCGGTTACGTGATGGAGTCGGGCCTGATCACCATGCAGGGGCAGGCGCAGCAGATGCTGGATGATCCGCGGGTGAAGGCGGCTTATCTCGGTGAAGGCTGA